One Pelecanus crispus isolate bPelCri1 chromosome 14, bPelCri1.pri, whole genome shotgun sequence genomic window carries:
- the OGFR gene encoding opioid growth factor receptor isoform X2, whose protein sequence is MSLFKTEEQRSNSSPLSQRHFQFSGRRNWNAAKDLQRYRHHYPDLVESENQEEEEMWNLSFYKNEIRFLPQGLHIETLLESWWDNYEVLEENHSYIQWLFPLREHGMNWRAKPLTCQEIQAFRKSKEVMQRFRRAYQLMLRFYGITLINEETGELTRAENWAERFQNLNWFSHNNLRITRILKCLGEMGYEHYQVHLVKFFLTETLVKETLPNVKRSALDYFLFTIRSKQKRRELVHYAWQHFKPRGSFVWGPHEKLLKYRARSTESQLHKKDEDKQETPGKQCDDSVEKDQNRSSEEEQKAGDAADMQPKVNDEDVKEKLSECVLKGGDGEEEKEASFTQQEKDLNSETEEVQGTAENDCTKESKKRKLDANMADAKQSGPLKSPTDIENISRNLGECAIDAEIPSSVPLLKAEEDQEPLKENDASSKDLTVPETTDAAVKRRKVDKRTSKTKTYNLAINLNMGPPASSAKINPSVANTETEKENVSEKNATVEATSEKSCGDANGGAVRPPVGFGLPKTGGTSPVSDGLGSSGDQVTARSAQHHCNSTLLGGKSEVDGVEQHKKAEDASEKGQAEVTGKKQVPESLEESVASACPEEDSAEVATQKPESSEHAAEPDEEQVAAK, encoded by the exons ATGTCTTTATTCAAAACTGAG GAACAAAGATCAAATTCATCACCGCTGTCTCAGAGGCATTTTCAG TTCTCAGGCAGGCGCAACTGGAATGCAGCAAAAGACTTGCAGAGATACAGACATCATTACCCG GATTTGGTAGAATCAGAAAatcaggaggaagaagagatgtGGAACTTAAGCTTTTATAAAAATGAGATCCGTTTTTTGCCCCAGG gtttGCATATTGAAACTCTGCTTGAATCTTGGTGGGACAACTATGAAGTTCTGGAAGAAAACCATTCTTACATACAGTG gCTATTCCCTTTACGTGAACATGGGATGAACTGGCGTGCCAAGCCACTCACGTGTCAAGAAATCCAG GCCTTTAGGAAGTCCAAGGAAGTTATGCAGAGGTTTAGACGTGCTTATCAGCTCATGCTGAGATTTTATGGAATCACTCTGATCAACGAGGAAACTGGAGAACTTACGAGAGCAGAGAATTGGGCTGAACGATTTCAAAACTTGAACTG GTTTAGCCACAACAATTTGCGGATTACACGCATCctgaagtgcctgggggagatgGGATACGAACACTATCAAGTGCACTTGGTAAAGTTTTTCCTAACAGAAACTCTTGTTAAGGAGACATTGCCAAATGTCAAGAGAAGTGCCTTGGATTACTTCCTGTTCACCAtcagaagcaaacagaagagaagagaaCTAGTCCACTACGCTTGGCAACACTTCAAACCTCGAGGCAGCTTTGTATGGGGACCGCACGAGAAACTCTTGAAGTACAGAGCGCGCTCTACCGAGTCACAGCTGCACAAAAAGGATGAAGATAAACAGGAAACTCCTGGTAAACAATGTGATGATTCTGTGGAAAAGGATCAGAACCGGTCGtcagaggaagaacagaaagctggagatgctgcagaCATGCAGCCTAAAGTGAATGATGAGGATGTAAAAGAGAAGTTAAGTGAATGCGTTTTGAAGGGAGGGGATggtgaagaggagaaagaggctTCCTTTACCCAGCAGGAGAAGGATTTAAACAGTGAGACTGAAGAAGTGCAGGGTACGGCAGAAAATGATTGCACAAAGGAGAGCAAGAAGAGAAAACTGGATGCAAATATGGCAGACGCTAAACAGAGTGGACCGTTGAAAAGCCCTACTGATATTGAAAACATTTCCCGTAATCTGGGAGAATGTGCAATTGATGCAGAAATCCCCTCCTCGGTTCCACTcctaaaagcagaagaggacCAGGAACCACTGAAAGAAAACGATGCAAGCAGCAAAGACTTAACAGTGCCAGAGACCACTGATGCAGCTGTAAAACGGAGGAAAGTTGATAAAAGAACATCGAAAACCAAAACATACAACTTGGCCATAAACCTGAACATGGGGCCCCCTGCCTCTAGTGCCAAGATAAATCCATCTGTTGCAAACActgagactgaaaaagaaaacgtCAGTGAGAAGAATGCAACCGTGGAAGCGACAAGCGAGAAGAGTTGTGGTGatgcaaatggtggggctgtgagACCCCCAGTTGGTTTTGGGCTCCCCAAGACTGGCGGCACTTCTCCAGTAAGTGATGGTTTGGGGTCGAGTGGCGATCAAGTCACAGCAAGGAGCGCTCAGCACCACTGCAACAGCACGCTCCTGGGAGGCAAAAGTGAGGTAGATGGGGTAGAACAGCATAAAAAGGCAGAAGACGCAAGTGAAAAAGGGCAAGCAGAAGTTACAGGCAAGAAACAAGTTCCAGAGAGTCTTGAGGAGAGCGTGGCGTCCGCTTGTCCTGAAGAAGACAGTGCTGAGGTTGCAACACAAAAACCTGAAAGCTCTGAGCATGCAGCAGAACCTGACGAAGAGCAGGTAGCAGCAAAGTGA